A region of Candidatus Leptovillus gracilis DNA encodes the following proteins:
- a CDS encoding AAA family ATPase, with protein sequence MADVEPFPFLAIVGQEEMKLALVLAVINPRVGGVLLIGPRGTAKTTAARSLTDLLPQVQRSLCVYGCTEALLDEGGMDAICDDCRQKVGYGEPLTIEDRVRILELPLNARLEDVVGGINERVALEQQRVRLERGILGHADGHILYIDEVNLLPDEITDAILDAAAQGHYTVRRGPLKLKYRSRFLLIGSMNPEEGRLRPQLMDRFGLRAVVGGLTDVALRYRAYEQAIAYQHNPETFAALYADGTLALAAEIQQARQLLPQVTIGDAARILGVHMVQSLHIASNRAEITLFEAARAYAAADARTEVLPTDIQAVAMLALRQRQSPALEQFFAEQNQEDALLTAVFAQHQP encoded by the coding sequence CTGGCGGATGTTGAACCATTCCCTTTCCTGGCCATTGTCGGCCAGGAAGAGATGAAGCTGGCGCTCGTCCTGGCGGTGATTAACCCGCGGGTGGGCGGCGTGCTGCTGATTGGGCCGCGCGGCACGGCCAAAACAACGGCCGCTCGTTCGCTGACCGATTTGCTGCCCCAGGTGCAGCGCAGCCTGTGCGTCTACGGCTGCACCGAAGCGCTGCTGGACGAAGGCGGCATGGATGCCATCTGCGACGATTGCCGCCAGAAGGTGGGCTACGGCGAGCCGCTGACTATAGAAGACAGGGTGCGCATTCTGGAACTGCCCCTCAACGCCCGATTAGAAGACGTGGTCGGCGGCATCAACGAGCGCGTCGCTCTGGAGCAGCAGCGCGTGCGCCTGGAACGAGGCATTTTGGGCCACGCCGACGGCCATATCCTTTACATTGACGAAGTGAACCTGCTGCCAGACGAAATCACCGACGCCATTTTGGATGCGGCGGCACAGGGGCACTACACCGTGCGCCGCGGCCCGCTGAAGCTAAAATACCGCTCGCGCTTTTTGTTGATTGGCTCAATGAACCCGGAGGAGGGACGGCTGCGGCCGCAGTTGATGGACCGGTTTGGCCTGCGGGCGGTGGTGGGCGGCCTGACCGATGTGGCATTACGCTACCGGGCATATGAACAGGCCATCGCCTACCAGCACAACCCGGAAACATTTGCCGCGCTGTACGCCGATGGCACGTTGGCGCTGGCCGCCGAAATACAGCAGGCGCGCCAGCTTTTGCCCCAGGTGACCATTGGCGACGCGGCGCGGATATTGGGTGTACACATGGTGCAAAGCCTGCACATTGCCTCTAACCGGGCAGAAATCACGCTGTTTGAGGCAGCGCGGGCTTACGCGGCGGCCGACGCGCGGACGGAGGTGCTGCCGACCGACATTCAGGCGGTGGCAATGCTGGCGCTGCGCCAGCGGCAAAGTCCGGCCTTGGAGCAGTTTTTCGCCGAACAGAACCAGGAAGATGCGCTGTTGACGGCCGTTTTTGCCCAACACCAACCATGA
- a CDS encoding AAA family ATPase produces the protein MNPLATFLPLDRRIALAADRLMPDRVQGAALFADISGFTPLTAVLAQELGPHRGAEELIRQLNRVYTDLITQVHHFRGNVIGFSGDAITCWFDDTDSGDSGAVTLALACALELQQVMARLEAIQTPGGARIPLKLKVSLAAGPARRFLVGDPQHYVMEALAGSTLDQMSAAEKLAAQGEVVLTAAALEHLSAAPTITAWRKDEAGQRYAVVNGMAQIVTPPPQPPIPTIAATTSQPWLLPPVFDRLQQNSDDFLADLRPAVVLFLRFSGIDYDGDDDAGDKLDAFIRHTQAILNYYEGFLIQLTMGDKGSYLYITFGAPIAHENDAARAADAVLKLRDLPSHFPFLRPVQIGVSLGLIHSGACGSPIRRTFGVMGKEVNIAARLMTTAQPGQILVSPQMAEAIRTAYVLAELPPVQLKGVAEPMVLWDLRQRRADSPTMLAKQSGAPMVGRAAEQQQMALALAHLRDGRSTTLLIEGQAGIGKSRLAQELLSMIDHTTIQALVGSGDAVEQSTPYHAWRFIFQQLFAPEPNGLRAQRSANLQQRVTAVLDPALHDLLPLLEAVLPVDLPDTTLTAQLTGEARQENTLRLLVNLLAAAVGQNHPLLLIVEDAHWLDSASWRLLWRVQRQVQPLLLVVITRPFTEDQDTSIFYNDLSELPTTQRITLDMLPLAAINDLICQRLGVKELPTAVTDLIHAKAEGHPFFSEELAFALRDASLIQIENGTCYLAANRQNFDALNFPNTIQGVITSRIDRLSPPQQLTVKVASVIGRIFTFTLLHNIYPIAAQEEQLHQHLDQLERLGITPLETPPPNLAYIFKHLVTQEVVYNLMTYAQRQQLHQRTAAWYEQTQSGDLARFYPLLAYHWRLAGADEKAVAYYEKAGENAFRDYANQEAIRFFTQALELSGAAHSPVQHARWQRHLGEAAYRLTLMEKSQSHYLAALELLERPLPATLFRRLPGLLHELVRQVRSYRQYGRAPLPVADETAQSALLEAARAYDGVSEIYYNTGDFLTTFYCVMAAFNLAGQAGISPELVRGYANMCPTLGTVSLHKLANSYRQRALALAASLDHLPTTAYIQIPFSSYSLWVGDWARAEEEIETALAIYARLGDWRHWCVAAWLWPQVARGQSDLEREQQLWAELYQVALSSQDARHQVRSRGGQMFSFLALGRQEEAFARADAVGVLLAENPEMQPVEERLWYAIRAARALRQEQWAEARALAHELIAAIGRARFKFDLLDVFATSAEVFLTLWERSEADAREARQGCRVLNQYARTYPFARPLAQQFQARYKRLAGR, from the coding sequence ATGAACCCACTCGCCACCTTCCTCCCCCTCGACCGGCGCATTGCCCTGGCGGCCGACCGGCTAATGCCCGACCGTGTTCAAGGCGCGGCCCTGTTTGCCGACATCTCTGGCTTTACACCGCTAACGGCCGTTCTTGCCCAAGAACTGGGTCCCCACCGCGGCGCCGAAGAACTCATCCGCCAGCTCAATCGCGTCTACACCGACCTCATCACCCAGGTACACCACTTTCGTGGCAACGTCATCGGTTTTAGCGGCGACGCCATCACCTGCTGGTTCGACGACACAGACAGCGGCGACAGCGGCGCGGTAACTCTGGCCCTGGCCTGCGCCCTGGAATTGCAGCAGGTGATGGCCCGACTGGAAGCCATCCAAACCCCCGGCGGTGCGCGTATTCCCCTGAAGCTAAAAGTATCCCTGGCGGCCGGACCCGCCCGCCGCTTCCTGGTAGGCGACCCACAGCATTACGTGATGGAAGCGCTGGCCGGGTCCACCCTGGACCAGATGTCTGCCGCTGAAAAACTGGCCGCCCAGGGCGAAGTTGTGCTGACAGCCGCTGCCCTGGAACACCTGTCTGCCGCCCCAACCATCACCGCCTGGCGCAAGGATGAAGCCGGCCAGCGTTACGCCGTCGTCAACGGCATGGCGCAGATTGTCACCCCACCACCCCAACCGCCCATCCCGACCATCGCCGCCACCACCAGCCAGCCGTGGCTGCTGCCCCCCGTATTTGACCGCTTGCAGCAAAATTCCGACGATTTTCTGGCCGACTTGCGCCCGGCAGTGGTCCTGTTTCTGCGCTTCAGCGGCATAGATTACGATGGCGACGACGACGCCGGCGACAAGCTGGACGCCTTTATCCGCCATACCCAGGCCATCCTTAACTATTACGAAGGCTTTCTGATTCAGCTAACTATGGGCGACAAAGGCAGCTATCTATACATCACCTTTGGCGCACCCATCGCCCATGAGAACGACGCGGCGCGCGCGGCCGACGCGGTGCTGAAACTACGCGATCTGCCATCCCACTTCCCATTCTTGCGGCCGGTACAAATTGGCGTCAGCCTGGGTCTCATCCACAGCGGCGCCTGCGGCAGCCCCATTCGGCGCACCTTTGGCGTCATGGGCAAAGAGGTGAACATTGCGGCGCGGCTGATGACCACCGCCCAGCCAGGGCAAATCCTGGTATCGCCGCAGATGGCCGAGGCCATTCGGACTGCCTATGTGTTGGCCGAGCTGCCCCCGGTGCAGTTGAAGGGAGTGGCGGAGCCAATGGTTCTCTGGGACCTGCGTCAGCGCCGGGCTGACTCACCGACAATGCTGGCCAAACAAAGCGGCGCGCCCATGGTCGGGCGCGCCGCCGAACAGCAGCAGATGGCGCTGGCGCTGGCGCATTTGCGCGACGGCCGTTCCACCACCCTCTTGATTGAAGGACAGGCCGGCATTGGCAAGTCGCGCCTGGCGCAGGAACTCCTGAGCATGATAGACCACACAACCATACAAGCCCTGGTAGGCAGCGGCGACGCTGTTGAGCAATCCACGCCCTACCATGCCTGGCGGTTTATCTTTCAGCAGCTTTTCGCGCCAGAACCAAATGGCCTCAGGGCGCAGCGCAGCGCCAATTTACAGCAGCGGGTAACGGCCGTCTTAGACCCAGCCCTCCATGACCTGCTGCCCCTGCTAGAAGCAGTTCTACCGGTGGACCTACCAGATACCACCCTGACGGCGCAGTTGACCGGCGAAGCCCGCCAGGAAAACACACTGCGGCTGCTGGTGAACCTATTGGCAGCGGCCGTAGGCCAAAACCACCCGCTGCTCCTGATTGTGGAAGACGCCCACTGGCTGGATTCCGCTTCATGGCGGCTGCTGTGGCGGGTACAACGGCAGGTGCAGCCGCTGCTGTTGGTTGTCATCACCCGACCCTTTACCGAAGACCAGGATACGTCCATCTTTTACAACGACCTGAGCGAACTGCCGACCACCCAACGCATCACCCTGGATATGCTGCCCCTGGCGGCCATCAACGACCTGATTTGCCAACGGTTGGGGGTGAAAGAGCTGCCAACGGCCGTTACCGACCTGATCCACGCCAAAGCCGAAGGCCATCCTTTCTTCAGCGAAGAGCTGGCCTTTGCCCTGCGCGACGCCAGCCTCATCCAGATTGAAAATGGCACATGCTATCTGGCCGCCAACAGACAAAATTTCGACGCCCTCAACTTCCCCAACACCATCCAGGGGGTCATCACCAGCCGCATAGACCGCCTCTCGCCGCCGCAGCAACTTACCGTCAAGGTCGCCAGCGTCATCGGGCGTATTTTCACCTTCACGCTGCTGCATAACATCTACCCAATTGCCGCCCAAGAAGAGCAGCTGCACCAACACCTGGACCAACTGGAACGTCTGGGCATCACACCACTGGAGACGCCACCACCCAATCTGGCCTACATCTTTAAGCATCTGGTGACCCAGGAAGTGGTCTACAATTTGATGACCTACGCCCAGCGCCAACAACTGCACCAGCGCACCGCCGCCTGGTACGAGCAAACCCAAAGCGGCGACCTGGCCCGCTTTTATCCGCTGCTGGCTTACCACTGGCGGCTGGCCGGCGCGGACGAAAAGGCAGTGGCTTATTACGAAAAAGCGGGCGAGAACGCCTTCCGCGATTATGCCAATCAGGAAGCCATTCGCTTTTTTACGCAGGCGCTGGAGCTGAGTGGGGCGGCTCATTCGCCGGTGCAGCACGCCCGCTGGCAGCGCCATCTGGGCGAAGCGGCCTATCGGCTGACGCTGATGGAAAAGAGCCAGAGCCATTATCTGGCAGCGCTGGAATTATTGGAACGGCCGTTACCGGCCACCCTCTTTCGCCGGCTGCCAGGCTTGCTGCATGAACTCGTCCGGCAAGTGCGCAGCTACCGTCAATACGGCCGTGCCCCCTTGCCCGTCGCCGACGAGACAGCGCAAAGCGCTTTGCTCGAAGCCGCTCGCGCCTACGATGGCGTTTCTGAGATTTATTACAACACCGGCGATTTTCTGACTACGTTTTACTGTGTCATGGCCGCCTTCAATCTGGCCGGGCAAGCGGGAATCTCGCCGGAGTTGGTGCGCGGTTACGCCAACATGTGCCCCACACTGGGCACAGTCTCGCTGCACAAGCTGGCGAACAGCTACCGGCAGCGCGCCCTGGCGCTGGCCGCCAGCCTGGACCACCTACCGACCACAGCCTACATTCAGATTCCCTTTTCTTCCTACAGCCTATGGGTGGGGGATTGGGCACGCGCCGAAGAGGAGATTGAGACAGCGTTGGCAATTTATGCCCGGTTGGGGGATTGGCGGCATTGGTGTGTGGCCGCCTGGCTCTGGCCGCAAGTAGCTCGGGGCCAGTCGGACCTGGAGCGGGAACAACAATTGTGGGCGGAACTGTACCAGGTGGCCCTGAGCAGCCAGGATGCCCGGCACCAGGTGCGCAGCCGCGGCGGGCAAATGTTTAGCTTCCTGGCATTGGGGCGTCAGGAAGAGGCTTTTGCCCGCGCCGACGCTGTTGGCGTTTTGCTGGCCGAAAATCCAGAGATGCAGCCGGTGGAAGAGCGGTTGTGGTACGCCATTCGCGCTGCCCGCGCCTTGCGGCAGGAGCAGTGGGCCGAAGCCCGCGCCCTGGCCCATGAACTGATAGCCGCCATCGGCCGCGCCCGCTTTAAGTTTGATCTGCTAGACGTGTTTGCCACCAGCGCCGAAGTTTTCCTGACGCTGTGGGAACGGAGCGAGGCCGACGCCCGCGAGGCCAGACAGGGCTGCCGGGTGCTGAACCAGTACGCCCGCACCTACCCCTTTGCCCGGCCTCTTGCCCAACAGTTCCAGGCGCGTTACAAGCGGCTGGCCGGGAGATGA
- a CDS encoding thioredoxin domain-containing protein, translated as MPNRLAQETSPYLRQHADNPVDWYPWGAEALAAAQEQDKPILLSIGYAACHWCHVMAHESFEDEETAVFMNAHFINIKVDREERPDLDSIYMNAVVALTGQGGWPMTVALMPDGRPFFGGTYFPPTPRYGMPSFRQVLASLHDAWQTRRADIAQNATQISQHLSRDIALDQTGALPDETLFTDALGGLLRAFDSDLGGFGRAPKFPPSMSLEFLLRMAVRRGDAMARHMAEHTLQKMAGGGMYDQLGGGFARYATDAKWLVPHFEKMLYDNALLARVYLHAYQVTGKPLYRRIAEETLDFAQRELRHESGGFYSSYDADSEGEEGKFYVWSAAEIRQVLGGESPLFMLAYDVTDQGNWEGANILNLPRELAEVADMVNLPLEVVAARLAAARQTLYAVRAQRVWPGLDDKVLTAWNGLMLAAFAEAGRILDRSDYTQTAVQNAEFIYDNLRAGNGRLLRTWKAGSAAKYNGYLEDYAYLADGLLALYQTTFDGRWFQWARQLGDLILAHFQDEANSGFFDTSDDHEALIQRPKDVQDNATPSGGAMAAQVLLRLSLYTGDGRYWDTAAAAIAPLYDALARYPTGFAHWLCAADMLDGDPQEVAIVGDLTAGDTRALLRVAQAAYRPNIIVAAGASSPTVPLLAARPQLDGRATAYVCRHFICQHPVTDPAALAAQLG; from the coding sequence ATGCCCAACCGTTTAGCCCAAGAAACAAGCCCTTACCTGCGCCAGCACGCCGACAACCCGGTAGACTGGTATCCCTGGGGCGCGGAAGCCCTGGCCGCCGCCCAGGAACAAGACAAACCCATTTTGCTCTCCATCGGCTATGCCGCCTGCCATTGGTGCCACGTGATGGCCCACGAATCATTTGAGGATGAAGAGACGGCCGTCTTCATGAACGCCCACTTCATCAATATCAAAGTAGACCGCGAAGAACGCCCCGACCTGGACAGCATTTACATGAACGCCGTCGTCGCCCTCACCGGGCAGGGCGGTTGGCCGATGACGGTGGCCCTGATGCCAGACGGCCGTCCCTTCTTTGGCGGAACCTACTTTCCCCCTACCCCGCGCTACGGTATGCCCAGTTTCCGCCAGGTATTGGCCAGTCTGCACGACGCCTGGCAAACCCGCCGCGCCGACATCGCCCAAAACGCCACCCAGATCAGCCAACACCTCAGCCGCGACATCGCCCTGGACCAAACCGGCGCGCTGCCCGACGAAACCCTCTTTACCGACGCGCTGGGCGGGCTGCTGCGCGCCTTCGATTCTGACCTGGGCGGTTTTGGCCGCGCTCCCAAATTCCCACCCTCCATGAGCCTGGAATTTCTGCTGCGCATGGCCGTGCGGCGTGGCGACGCAATGGCCCGGCACATGGCTGAACACACCCTGCAAAAAATGGCCGGCGGCGGCATGTACGATCAGCTTGGCGGTGGCTTCGCCCGCTACGCCACCGACGCCAAATGGCTGGTCCCCCACTTCGAGAAAATGCTCTACGACAACGCCCTGTTGGCCCGCGTTTACCTGCACGCCTATCAGGTGACGGGCAAGCCGCTCTACCGGCGCATCGCCGAGGAGACGCTGGACTTTGCCCAGCGCGAACTGCGCCACGAATCCGGCGGCTTTTACAGCAGCTACGACGCCGACAGCGAAGGTGAAGAAGGCAAATTTTACGTCTGGTCGGCGGCCGAAATCCGCCAGGTGTTGGGCGGCGAGTCGCCGTTGTTCATGCTGGCCTACGACGTGACCGACCAGGGGAATTGGGAAGGCGCCAACATCCTCAACCTGCCCCGCGAACTGGCAGAAGTAGCCGATATGGTCAATCTACCGCTAGAAGTGGTGGCGGCGCGCCTGGCAGCCGCCCGCCAGACGCTTTACGCCGTCCGGGCGCAGCGGGTCTGGCCAGGGCTGGACGACAAGGTATTGACCGCCTGGAACGGCCTGATGCTGGCCGCTTTCGCCGAGGCCGGCCGCATCCTGGACCGTTCAGACTACACGCAAACGGCCGTGCAAAACGCCGAATTTATCTACGACAACCTGCGCGCCGGAAACGGCCGTCTGCTGCGCACCTGGAAAGCCGGGTCAGCCGCCAAATACAACGGCTACCTGGAAGATTACGCCTACCTGGCCGACGGCCTGCTGGCGCTTTACCAGACCACCTTCGACGGCCGTTGGTTCCAATGGGCCAGGCAGTTGGGCGACCTGATATTGGCCCACTTTCAGGACGAGGCCAACAGCGGCTTCTTTGATACGTCCGACGACCATGAGGCGCTGATCCAACGTCCCAAAGATGTGCAAGACAACGCCACACCCAGCGGGGGCGCCATGGCCGCCCAGGTGCTGCTGCGGCTGAGTTTATACACGGGAGACGGCCGTTACTGGGACACAGCCGCCGCCGCCATCGCCCCACTCTACGACGCCCTGGCCCGCTACCCCACCGGCTTCGCCCACTGGCTCTGCGCTGCCGACATGCTCGATGGTGATCCGCAAGAGGTCGCCATCGTCGGCGACCTGACGGCTGGCGATACCCGCGCTTTGCTGCGCGTGGCGCAAGCCGCCTACCGGCCCAACATCATCGTGGCGGCCGGCGCCAGCAGCCCCACCGTGCCGCTGCTGGCGGCGCGGCCGCAGCTAGACGGCCGGGCCACCGCCTATGTCTGCCGCCACTTCATCTGCCAACATCCCGTCACCGACCCGGCAGCCCTCGCGGCCCAATTGGGGTAG
- a CDS encoding acyl-CoA thioesterase yields MEARTVQQSRVTLTQLMGPTDANTLGNVHGGHIMKLCDEAGGMAAIRHARRPVVTVTVDSMTFLSPVHIGNLLTVQAEVTWVGHTSMETRVVVTAENVLTGQTTHTNTAFFVYVALDEDGRPAPVPPIICETDEETDRLRHAEERRQARLKQRR; encoded by the coding sequence ATGGAAGCTCGAACCGTTCAACAATCCCGCGTCACCTTAACCCAGTTGATGGGACCAACCGACGCCAATACCCTGGGCAACGTACATGGCGGCCATATCATGAAGCTGTGCGATGAAGCTGGGGGCATGGCGGCCATCCGCCATGCCCGCCGTCCCGTTGTCACCGTCACAGTAGATTCCATGACCTTTTTGTCGCCGGTCCACATCGGCAATTTACTCACCGTGCAGGCCGAAGTAACCTGGGTGGGGCACACATCTATGGAAACCCGCGTGGTGGTAACGGCCGAAAACGTGTTAACCGGCCAGACAACCCATACCAACACCGCCTTTTTTGTCTACGTGGCGCTGGATGAAGACGGCCGTCCCGCCCCCGTGCCACCCATCATCTGCGAAACCGATGAAGAAACCGACCGGCTGCGCCACGCCGAGGAACGGCGGCAGGCCCGCCTGAAACAGCGGCGCTAA
- a CDS encoding acyl carrier protein, whose protein sequence is MSDTQERVTAIIVDLLGVEEDQVVPPARFREDLEADSLDLVELIMAFEEEFNGEISDEEAQKITTVGEAITYIDERMRS, encoded by the coding sequence ATGAGTGACACACAAGAGCGCGTAACGGCCATCATCGTTGATTTGCTGGGCGTTGAAGAAGACCAGGTCGTTCCCCCGGCCCGTTTCCGCGAAGATTTGGAAGCTGATTCTTTGGACCTGGTTGAGCTAATCATGGCCTTTGAAGAAGAATTTAACGGGGAGATTTCTGACGAAGAAGCGCAGAAAATTACTACCGTCGGCGAAGCGATTACCTATATTGATGAAAGAATGCGGTCATAA